Within the Borrelia coriaceae genome, the region GAGCTCATATTTGATATAGTGATAAGTAAATAATTCATCAATTGCAGTTCCTTGAAGAGTTACACCTTCTTTAAAAGCTTTAACCCCATCAAGTCCCGTTTCATTAAGCAATGAGTAAAAGTTAATGTTAGCTTTTCTAAGTTTACTAATCTCATTATCATCAGTAATAGGATCTACACCATTAAAATTAAGTCCATAAGGATTTACAGCATGAAACATATTAGCTTCATGTAAGTATTTAGATATAAATCTTAAATGTAACTGTTCTTCTTTTTTGGAATGAATAACAATAATTTTTTCTTTGGAATTAGTATTAGAGTTAAATAATTTGTTTATTTCAGAGTCTTTAGTTGCAAATACAAAAAAGTGCTTATCATCTTTAAAATTTGTATAGTCTTTTTCATAAATAGCAAGGCCATCATCACCATTAGTATCTTTATAAGTATTTATAAGAACAACAAAAGTATATCTATGTTTTTTAAGTTGGTTTTTAATTTCCTTTGATTCTGTACCCTCTTTATATATGAGGAGTTTAACTGATTTTAATCCTTGATCCCTTGAAGAGAAGAATGCTTCTATTGCTTTATTTAGATATTCCTTTTCTTTGTCAAAGTCTTCATCACCATTTTTACCGTCTTTTTCAAGTGCATTAATTTGCTTTTCAAAATTATTTATATTCAAATTTAGTATCTTAACTTTAAGTTGTGAACCTTTTTCTTCTGCTTTAATCTTTGAACATTTATATACTAACAATGGATTGTAATAATTTACATGTTTTATATCTAAGGCTTGACGAGTTAAATTGACATTAATGGTGTCTTGTGGCATTTTTGTTCTCCTTTAACTTTTCTATAATCTGTGCATTAGCTTTAAAGTTTTGACTACAACAATAAGCAGCATTGCTATAATTGGAATCAATTTTAATAAGTCCATTGTTTTGCATATTTGTTGTAGGATAGATATATAAGTTAACCCTAATTGAGTATTTATCATCATCTTCTTGTTCTAGTGTTAACTTACAAGTATTTTCATGAATAAAATCAGTTAACAAACTATAGATTTGAAGCATGGTGTAATATGAATCCCTATCTTTAGAATCTATAACTTGACTTAAAATAAATATTTGAAAATGCAAACTAAATTCATTTACATTAGAGTAAAATTCACCGCATCTTGAATTTGGTATTAATAAGTTGTCTATATTTTCAAATTTAACTGCACATATATTTTCAGACTTGGTAGTGTGTTTAGAGATGTATGGATGATTATATGTATGAATTATGTCTAAGCTTATTCCTAATTTCTTAATGACTTCTTTAAAACTTTTTAGATAATCTAGTAAACAAGTATGTATAGCCTTAATATTGAGTATCATTGGTTTATCCTATAACTAATAGAATTAAGCATATTTGCAGTATCAATTAATGTTGATCTTGGGTAAGATGACCCTTTTCTTTTCTTATATGCAATGGTTTTAGCTTGTATTTGAGGTTTTACTTTATTTGATACAACATAATTAGTGTAATAAGTAATAAAAGCCTTTGCTATGGCTTGCATACCTTTTTTAGGATGTTCCATGAAGCAATTTCTTACATAGTTTGTATCTATATAATTCTTAAATCCCATTTCATTAGCAACAGCATATAAGTGTGATCTTGAAGGTAATTTGCTACTACCAAATTCATGCATACGAGCAATTTTTGCATTTCTTTTATCAAACCAACCAATCTCAATCTCTATTTCCATTCTATTACCTTCAAAATGATAGTGAGATAGCCAATACTAGAGTCAATACTAACTATTTCATAAAACATATTAGAATCTGATATTCTATCTTTAAGTTCAAACTCTAAATTGGATGTAGTATAAAGTTTATGAAGTGACTTTATGTCATAAAGATTAGTATCAGATAAATTGGTAAGTTCATCTGATACTATACTAAAAAATACGCCTTTAAACTGCTCAAAGTTGTTCTTATCATATGTCAATTGATAATCTGATAAGTCTTCTGAATAAGAATATGAGCCTTTATAGAGTTTGAGTGTCTCTTCATTCTCAAAGTAAGAGATTACTCTTGATGCTAAGCTTGCTAGTCTAGTTCTAATACTATTATTATGTGTCATCATTTGAGGATTCCTATACAACAAGTTGGATTAGTTGTTTGGCTTTTAAGACTACTAAGTAAAGATTCAAACTGATTACAAAAACTTGTGTTTGCATTAGATTCATTGCCAATAGTAGGATAATATGAAATTTCAAGCTCATTAATCTTCTCATTTTTGATACGGTTAAAATCAAATTCACGTATAAGACCA harbors:
- a CDS encoding DUF787 family protein encodes the protein MPQDTINVNLTRQALDIKHVNYYNPLLVYKCSKIKAEEKGSQLKVKILNLNINNFEKQINALEKDGKNGDEDFDKEKEYLNKAIEAFFSSRDQGLKSVKLLIYKEGTESKEIKNQLKKHRYTFVVLINTYKDTNGDDGLAIYEKDYTNFKDDKHFFVFATKDSEINKLFNSNTNSKEKIIVIHSKKEEQLHLRFISKYLHEANMFHAVNPYGLNFNGVDPITDDNEISKLRKANINFYSLLNETGLDGVKAFKEGVTLQGTAIDELFTYHYIKYELTSELIRVWNVNNRQNSKLSALQLSGEKDNAYSAAIECMLKGFIDKHIIVSYSNLKIEISPIPQLKLCLSIEITYNYSMNSVVLNITAEDIQSYINSLEGV
- a CDS encoding DUF764 family protein; the encoded protein is MILNIKAIHTCLLDYLKSFKEVIKKLGISLDIIHTYNHPYISKHTTKSENICAVKFENIDNLLIPNSRCGEFYSNVNEFSLHFQIFILSQVIDSKDRDSYYTMLQIYSLLTDFIHENTCKLTLEQEDDDKYSIRVNLYIYPTTNMQNNGLIKIDSNYSNAAYCCSQNFKANAQIIEKLKENKNATRHH
- a CDS encoding DUF1506 family protein → MMTHNNSIRTRLASLASRVISYFENEETLKLYKGSYSYSEDLSDYQLTYDKNNFEQFKGVFFSIVSDELTNLSDTNLYDIKSLHKLYTTSNLEFELKDRISDSNMFYEIVSIDSSIGYLTIILKVIEWK